A stretch of DNA from Syntrophobacterales bacterium:
ATCCTCTTTCTACTTATGAGATTACTAATTGCCTTGCCTTATGCAGATAACAGACGAGAATAAAATTTGCAAGCGGACGATCACCCTCGGCATCTGATTGCTTGAGCAGCAACATGATGACGGTTCGGCGCTCTTTTCGTTTCACTTTGTATCCAAGCGAACGATTCCGCCCCTTTTTTACGGATGAACAGGGCAAACCATTGGCCCCTGTCTCTTGGGAAAACGGGCCTGAACGAATTCTCCGTTGGTCGGCGCCGAAATAGACAAAGTCGATCTGCGGCAGGACCAGGATGTTCTCATAAGATATTTTTCCATCTCGGAGCCCCGGGAGATCTATTGTCCTCATTTTTCCGATTCCTGCCAGGAAACCATAAGGTTGACATCCGTCGGTCATTAAGCTATTTGAAAACCGGCGGCATAGTGGCCGGGCCGATTGTTAAGGCATTTCCCCACGGACGGCGGTTGTTGATTCACGTTTTTTCTACGAGGGAAAAATGAAATTATCTGTAATTGCCAAATATTATTCTGTTTACGCCCTGATCGTTATCTTGGCGGGGATGATCTCCTGCTCGGGCTCACTCCGGAATTACGGTATGATAAACCCCAGCGAAGGGGTGACCGGCGATTTTGAAAATTCTAAAGTAAAAATTGAATGGCGCTATTATGTAAGCGGCGCCGATTTGTATCCCAACGCCATCCTGGGGTTGCCCAAGGAGCTGCAACTCGTTCCCGGGACCTTGTGGAAAAGTGTGGCGATGACCCCGGAGATGATGAAAGAGCTGGTTGGCAGCATGAAAGCAAAGACTTCCGAGTTAGGCCAGTATCTCTATGGATTTGAATTGACGACCCCTCAAGGCGCGCCGCTTGGCGCCTGGTATTCGATGCCGACGGCGCGAACCATGCTGAGGCAAAACGAAGACGGGACAATCTGGATTGAAACCCCCGACATTGACACCTATGAAAAGTTTGAGCTCAAAAAGGAAATTAACTGAAAGGCGAGTTAGTTCCACAACGGCGGGTTTCGGCGTTTTTTTAACATTGCCTGCTCATTAATCAGCATTTCTTGGTCCAATGGATCAAATGACCATTATACAAAAATATTGACAGGGCCATTCCCCGGGTATATAGGCCGCCGAACTTTTGTTGCACGAGTCCTGGCGTTATTTCCCCGGTAGTTGTTATTTGCATTTAAACAGAGGAGCCCCTGGGGGATTCTCTCTTCTTTTGTAACATAAAACGGGGTCAAGGATGAATGTCGCAAAAAACCTGGAACAATCCGCATGATGCTTTCCTGGACGACCTGCTTTAAGCGAAGGCTCCTCAGAAACAAGTTATTCCCAGCTCAATGAAAAAGTCAATCGCGTGGCAACCGCGCTCATCAATCTGGACATTACACTTGCGGAGGAAATCGCAATAGGTGGAAACCGGCAGCGATATTGCTTTAAGGATTGACAAACTCTCGCTTAGTTTTGGCGGTGTCAGAGCCATCAACAACGTGAGCGTCAATGTCAGAAATAATGAGATATTTGCTCTCATTGGGCCCAATGGCGCCGGCAAGACCGCATTGCTCAACTGTATAAGCGGTTTTTACAAACCCCGGGAGGGCGAGATTTATTACAATGAGCAAAAAATCACCTGAATGCGTCCGGATAAGCTGGCGAAAATCGACATTGCCAGAACCTTCCAAAACATTGAACTATACACGGGCCTGAGCACTCAGGACAACATAATGGCTGCCCGGCATGCGCTGATGAAGCAAAACTTCGTTACCGGCGGTCAATATCTGGGCCCGGCGCTCCGAGAGGAAATTGCCCACCGGAAGATAGTAGAAGAAATTATCGACTTTCTTGAAATCGCCTCCATTAGAAAGAAGATCGTCGGCCTTCTGCCCTATGGAATGAGAAAAAGGGTGGAACTGGCCAGGGCGCTGGCTCTCGAGCCGAAGGTGCTTCTGCTTGACGAACCCATTGCCGGTATGAACCTGGAGGAGAAGGAAGACATCGCCCGCTTCATTATTGATCTTTTCGAGGGGCAGGGGGAGACCTATCCGGATACGGCGGTGCTTAGGGACGGCATCCGCTGCATCATCCTGGTCGAACACGATATGGGGGTGGTAATGGACATCGCCAACCGGGTGGTTGTCCTCGTCATATAAACATGATAATTGAAACAGAATCATCTTGCTGATATATAACGAACGACAAAATATCAAACAGGGGAGAAGCTTATGAAAAAAATGATTATCATGGCAATGATTTTATCGCTTATTGGCGCATGTGCGCCGACAACGAGTTCGCGCTATCGGGAGGGAGACAACCGGGGGCAGCAGACGGCGTTGACGGTCGCGGACGAAAAACGGCTGGCCGCAGAGGCGCTTCCGGAACTTTTAAAAGACTATCCGGCGGCGAAAAGTACAGAGCTGCAGAACTATGTAACCGCAATCGGCAGGAAGATAGTTTTGGCCAATGATCTGGAAGGAAACCCCTATCACTACGAATTTACCGTTGTCGATTCCAAAAACCCCAACGCGTTTGCGATGCCCGCGGGAAAGGTATTCGTGACCGCTTCCCTGATTGCGATTGCGGCGAACGAAGCGGAACTTGCCGGGGTCATCGGGCATGAGCTCGGTCATGTAGTGGCAAGGCATGCTGCCGAACGTATGTATGTTATGGAAAAGGAACAGGGTAAGACATGGCTCTATGGGGCCGGGGGCGGAATAATCGGCGGCATTATCGGATATGGGCTGGGGAGTGTGATCTGTGGGGAAGATGATAAGGCCTGCTACGTAAAAACGGCGGCGATCGGCGCCGCCGCGGGGGCGGGTGGTGGGTTGCTCGTCCAGAAATACCGTTTTCTGGTGAACTCCCGCGAGGACGAGATGGAAGCGGATCGCATCGGCTTCCGGCTTGCCGTCAATTCCGGCTACGATAAGGACAAGGTGGGCGATTTTTATAAAAAGCTGCTGCAGATCGAAAAGAAGGGTGGAGGGCAGAACGATCCCCTCACCAAAAAACTTTCCGATGCGCTGAGCACCCACCCGCCCAGCGAAGAAAGAGTGCGGCAGATGGAACAGCTTGCGGAGGCAAGACCGGCCGTGAAAAATGCAATCGTCGATTCTCCCCAGTTTAGAAGGGCAAAAAAGATTGCCGCTGAATAAAAGCGGCGCGGGATTTCGAGAGTAATGCCCAGCAACCGGGAACTGCCTTGCGGCAGGCAAGCTTGCTAACGATAGGAAGGGCGATCATTGATGACATGCCCTATGTGCCGCAAGCAAAATACGGATCGGTGAAATTGCCGGCCGGCGTTCACAGGATCAAGTGGGCTGTGATCTTTGGGGTCAGTGTCATGGTTGACGCCAATATTCATGTGCCGCTGTATGCAGCTCCCTTCGGAATTGCCTCCTGCAGCAACAAGACCGTTTTGGAAGTCACTGAAGAAAAAGGCGATTAAAAACAACTCGTCTCAAAAGTCGGTATTTTGCGCAGCTCCACCGCAAAGAGATAACAAACGGCAACATGGCGCTTCTGGCAATTGACTTCCTTAGAATTCCACCCCTCGCTGAGCCTTG
This window harbors:
- a CDS encoding ATP-binding cassette domain-containing protein, producing METGSDIALRIDKLSLSFGGVRAINNVSVNVRNNEIFALIGPNGAGKTALLNCISGFYKPREGEIYYNEQKIT
- a CDS encoding ATP-binding cassette domain-containing protein is translated as MRPDKLAKIDIARTFQNIELYTGLSTQDNIMAARHALMKQNFVTGGQYLGPALREEIAHRKIVEEIIDFLEIASIRKKIVGLLPYGMRKRVELARALALEPKVLLLDEPIAGMNLEEKEDIARFIIDLFEGQGETYPDTAVLRDGIRCIILVEHDMGVVMDIANRVVVLVI
- a CDS encoding M48 family metalloprotease encodes the protein MKKMIIMAMILSLIGACAPTTSSRYREGDNRGQQTALTVADEKRLAAEALPELLKDYPAAKSTELQNYVTAIGRKIVLANDLEGNPYHYEFTVVDSKNPNAFAMPAGKVFVTASLIAIAANEAELAGVIGHELGHVVARHAAERMYVMEKEQGKTWLYGAGGGIIGGIIGYGLGSVICGEDDKACYVKTAAIGAAAGAGGGLLVQKYRFLVNSREDEMEADRIGFRLAVNSGYDKDKVGDFYKKLLQIEKKGGGQNDPLTKKLSDALSTHPPSEERVRQMEQLAEARPAVKNAIVDSPQFRRAKKIAAE